A region of Homo sapiens chromosome 17, GRCh38.p14 Primary Assembly DNA encodes the following proteins:
- the SAP30BP gene encoding SAP30-binding protein isoform X5: protein MAGKKNVLSSLAVYAEDSEPESDGEAGIEAVGSAAEEKGGLVSDAYGEDDFSRLGGDEDGYEEEEDENSRQSEDDDSETEKPEADDPKEKLGTVTEAPRAQQAHGPACWTQRAEESHSKHDKRRDSTTSAEPGSTHTPHSFPSPGSQKPQEATGRLLASYFT from the exons ATGGCGGGGAAGAAGAATGTTCTGTCGTCTCTCGCAGTTTACGCGGAAGATTCAGAGCCCGAGTCTGATGGCGAGGCTGGAATCGAGGCGGTGGGCAGCGCGGCTG AGGAGAAAGGCGGATTGGTATCTGATGCCTATGGGGAGGATGACTTTTCTCGTCTAGGGGGTGATGAAGATGGttatgaagaagaagaagatgagaaCAGTAGACAGTCG GAAGATGACGATTCAGAGACTGAAAAACCTGAGGCTGATGACCCAAAG GAGAAGCTCGGCACAGTGACAGAGGCACCCAGGGCTCAGCAAGCTCATGGCCCAGCTTGTTGGACTCAGAGGGCAGAAGAATCACATTCTAAACATGATAAG AGACGTGACTCAACAACCTCAGCTGAGCCTGgcagcacacacaccccacactccTTTCCATCTCCAGGTTCACAAAAGCCACAAGAAGCCACGGGGAGGCTCCTGGCCTCTTACTTTACCTAA